One Zerene cesonia ecotype Mississippi unplaced genomic scaffold, Zerene_cesonia_1.1 Zces_u005, whole genome shotgun sequence genomic window, GGAAATGTTTCAAAtctgtgtataaatattatttgaaatagtaTAGTAAAACGGTTGTGTATGCGGTAAGCCTCAAAATGAAGATGTAGCTCTAGAATTTGAGTCTGGGtctatttaaaagataatttaatttattattatcacatattttttttacagaatatTCAAGATTAAGGTTCCTAGATTTCATTTGAgcacagtattatgttatttgtgatTTTAGCTTTGTTtctctgttttttttataacatttaatttatacaataatttaattaaatacgtacTGTAATACTGATATGACATTACACATTCACTTAATTTTAAAGGCAACTGACAGTCAATTTGATATTGACTGCGAAATAAACGACgctgtgtaaaatattttttttcattatttattttcctttcttGGTTCTTtcgaataaataacaaaaaaacttacataaaCATTCAGATCATcgttaaatctatttaaatagattaatgtTATACACAAGTTACACACACTTAACGGTTGTACCTAAATCTAGtctatatagaaaattatattaataacgaaTCCGAGCTATGGCTCAAGCTGCTTGATCGtgtgtttgtaaaatatttgacaaaTGGCAGAAAAGTAAAAccaatgaattttttatttcatattcacaGAAAACTTGTGTAATAATTGTTAGCTTATGaacaaacataaatgtttaaacatgGTAAGAaacttttgattaaaaaaatagatttttggaaatttattcattcaacctaccaaattcattaaaatccgccATTTTGCCATAGACTATATACTTATTAGAACAATGCACAGAACGTGTACAGcagatttcattaaaagcaATAGTAATACTGCAATTTTACGATCACACACGATTATTCCTGACTAGATGTTGAAAAAATTCTCTACCACACACTACAATAACTGTTAGTGTAAGAATAATTTACTACAACATTCCTGTTTCCATTTATAAGATCTATATAGTAGTACTATGAATATTAGTTCCTATTGtccaaataatttttcatcgTCATATCACAGAAACGTAGTCGCCTTATGGTATTTATATTGGTTAAAAAGAGAaagttgaattattttaaattataacatagttGACAATCAGAATCAGAAACCTTGCGTGTGTGTTACCTTtttaatcgacttcaaaaagaagGAGCTTCTCAAGTTGATTGTTGTtgaaacttatattttacatattttttactaaattaattctattttgtGGCAGTGTAAAAGTTCATAGGACATACATACGGCTTTTAATCAAGCAACTGATATAGGCTGCGTCCAATAAATATAACGACACTAAATTTGCTAAATGGCAAGAATACAAGTGCCGTAAGACTAAaagttattcataatttataaatttatttaaatttgcattCATTAGGTTTTgagatatttgaataaaattacgtGAATATAGGTACGTTATATCTCAATTCCTATGATgcttgtataaattttaaatttttctaattcttattaaataagcGACCAGCGCTTCGTATACAATTTTCAAGtcaattcattaatttctactaactaataatcataatcataCTATCAATAAACAGACTTCACAGCCTGGCTGGAACtaataaaacattgcattAATTAAATGCACACTTAAACGTTCTCAAACTAAATTCGTATTCCTAcagtcttaaaatatttttaagattggaataaagaaaagaaaaacgcGGGaagatttaataaagttataattattcgATAGTTTTGAGAAAGTCTAAgttgcaaaaataataattcttacaTAGAATTACATTagaaaacacaattttacagattattaagatatattcAAGTGGAGTTAAAAGACAAGTGCTAGAACTGtttacagattaaataatattggcAACAGATAACATACAGTTGCTTAATACTTTTACaaggattttgaaatttaatttgtcgATGTTCACTGGCACATGGAGTCAACTATGATCATAGTCGAGTAGAAGGAACAGCCGAGAGTGATCATGGTGCCCATGGCGATGGAGGAGTGGTATGTCCTAAAAGTCTTCAAGACGCGAAGGTAGCGGGGACAATGAGCCAACTCGCCCAGTAAAAGGCGGCCGATCTGAAAACAagtgaataaatatagataaagtCATAACACGAACAAAATTGCATAACAAGAGtttcaaaaatgttgtttatgttCAATTACGGAAGTTGTGAATATGTagattaaaatctataatattgaatgaaactgtcttttatttatttctttacattaACACCTAAATTCATTTCTAGCTGTTGGCAAAGTCGTAATCGGCTCTCTTTCAACACGATAAAAGACTAGTTACCTCTTGTCCACCACCGGCTGCCTCCTCCATCTGAGTTTTGACATGTTTGGCGCGAAGCATCGGCGCGACCAAGCGGAAGCGGACATACGCTTCAATACTGAATACTACTAGCAGTAGTGCTAGCtgcaataaaagataaatgtttatttatttatttttaactactaCTTCAGTCATTCACTTTTGTAACTAAGTTATTGGATtatcaaattgttttcatGACATAGTGATCAGTTACATAAATGGgcaatgaaaatttgtttataatatgtagaagTAGAAGAGGTCATCGGAATCCTTTGTGTTTTAGGGGTCAAATTAACGTGAATTTAATAACAAGTAAACGTCTAAGAAAATAgtgataaaatgattattacaCAAGTGTAcgatgtacatattttattcttattgttatttgtaactGATGAGTTGAAAAATGTCTacgacaattttttatatgctcCTTGCTAAATGACTAATCAATcgtcattattaaattttgttgttgCAGTTCACATCAGCTAAAAGTGAcgtaaaaactttaattatgtaattgttaaataattgcatCGTTGGCTATTGGCAAAAGAAATAAGACTTGTgtacaacaaattttaataacggtGTGTTCACACAAAAAAAGCATTGCCTAATAAATAACTGACATTTAACTTTTCTGTTACACGTAAAAGCGCGCGCTGACTGTCAATAACAGAATAAATgtcataattcatataaatcatTACCCCCAATTATTGgtcatcaatattttatataaaatcacttTCATATACATACGTGctacaataaaatacgaaaattttCGTGCAAATgtcatatttcaatttagtGTGCTATACCATTCTTCGACCTTGAGACTGTGGATGCACCTTTATTcaagtgtaaaaataatataattcgcTGAATAACAGCCTTGGCCAacataaagaattattaagtatatatttttagatctatactattaaatatattacaactcGGTATCATTGTGATATATcgttaatcaaattttaagaattgcaaataaatcttaataaccAACCTTCATATTGCAAATGAAGTATTATTAGCTTTTGTAAAGTTTATTGCAGAACTTAAATTACTCACTTGGTAAATAAGACGTCGTAAAGTCagctaaatttatttgcaaatgcATTTCAAAAGGATTAGGTACTAAATATATGATTACTTCAGTTAACTCTTAATTGTAAAGTTAACggtattttattcaatgtagAATTGCCCATAATATGACCTTGTGTATACTAATGCATACATATGCACACACAATTATAAtcttttgaaaatttgtaataaattgataagagaaacaaatatactaaaaatatgttttcatcGTTTAGCCCAACTTTCAACCGATTGAAAGAGAGAAGGTTATCATTAGAActgttttgtatttgttaccttataaatgtttacagggtgaaccgatttttattaatctttttattacaatactgGTGCCTCTCATgttcaaaataattgtatcCAATTCcgtttatcattttattctcAGTTGTAGAAagctgaatatataatatattatatatattaagtacaaTCGGCGTATAAGAAAATCGGAAGCTTTTAGTCTACGTCACGCTTTTGAAATTGCCGGATATTATGAAAAGAAACCGATTTGCCGTGCAATATTTAATCCAAGTGTTTATTGCAATAATCCATTCAGTTAATTAAGGTCAGGTCGTGAAAAGTGCAAGGTTGCTGGCGCCGAGAGACTATTTAAAAGTACGTCAGCAAAAAAGGGAAGTGTAAACATGATTAATGAGCTTATGAATGgcgtataattttaataatcgtGGTTAAAATGCGGTATccgtttttttaattgcatggataattttttttgttggatTTGAAgcgaaaattttgttaaagtttttttttgagttcaaattatttgtgttttctGTTTTGGAGAGACATTTCATGGAGTTAACTATGGACAGAATataatgcaatgaaaatttatacatacactAGACAAATGGAGAAAGCTAAATTGTCGGTTTGTCCTTCCTTCACGTTGCAACCGCAACATGTTtacgttatattatgtaaacatttattacatgatGGTAGAAGAAGGTTTGTCGGCTTAGGTAGTATAAATTTCATCACCGCAataagcacagataatataaaaaaaaattacctgtaTCCAGGACGTGTTAACAAAGTGAGTGAGGCATTGCGTACGGAAGTATGCCAGTACAGCCAGCAGACTGACGCCGGCGTTGAAGGCGTAGTACACTGGGAACAGGACGGTCTGCACGCGCCCGAACTCGTGGCGAGGGAGAGAGAAGTATAGCACGATACCTGCGAGAGAAAGAGGTGGTTAGAGTTTTGGCAGCTTCTTAAATATGACCGTTTACAGCATGTAATTTGAATGAGTTATTGAAGATATTACAGATTTTAAATGCGCGGACATAGCGGTTGCGACGGACCAAATGACTAAAGAAGTTGTTAACGTTGTTAAAAAAGACATTCTGTAGgaaatatgtacattaatCTACTCTTTGGAATATGGTATCAGCATTGTACCTATGCGAAGTGATGAAGTGAAGAAGTGAAGACTGGAGTGAGTTGCTAGTATAactaatacaatacaataaatcttACAACAAGGGATTGTAAGAAATTGATCGAATCAATATCTAAAATGTTTCCACATAAACAGTCTCAAGTGTTTACgcaaaaataacgtttttatcTCGCGTCGATAAACGCAGACGAATGTGCTAAAATGCGTagattataattgcgaaattGATTTTTACGGAATATTTTGAGAAAAAAGAAACGTCAGAAAAATACTGAGGCCTATATCgacgcataaaaaaaaaacaaataattattaatgatttgaTATTTCCTATTTCCTATTTCCTGTTTGTTAATGAATAACATTATCTAATAATACTGATCTCTATTAGCACCGCCGTAAAATgtgcatatatttatttattatgtatttactatttactgAAGCGGCGTTAGTACGCTTTGAGTTGTGggaaaatcgttttatttgaacaagtttattgttattgtgtagatttatttatactgcATGTCAATTATCGTtgattatgtttatgtataaatacgtTCTACGCATGTCTACTTTTTACTTAGACATACATtcttagctgcgccccgcggtttcacccgcataagtccgtatcccataggaatatcgggataaaaagttgcctatatgttattccagttgtccagctgtctacgtaccaaatttcattacaatcggttcagtagcttttgcgtgaaagagcaacaaacacacacacatccttacaaactttcgcatttataatattagtaggatttcgcATAAAAACCTATCtccataattgtttttaactaaaaacaaattatacttGATACAAACAAAGTGATATATTATACCGAAATTTGTTTACTaaattatgtacttaaatTATCGTACTTATTTCACATCAGTTCCATTCACGGATGTAAAATTTAACCATCGAGTAGAAAGTATCGAATGCATTGTTTGCAAATTCAATGTCACATCGCTcactatgaaattaaatgaaggGCAAAACAATAGacggaaaatattataatgtcagAACACTTGCCTAATGCAGGATATTGTTAGTTATTCTGATATTTAggaagtataaattataatgtatcagCACTCGTAAGTGTAAGAGTCGTATATAGTCGTGATAGATAATAGCTTATGTGAATTaagttttgagtttgagttaggTTGAAGTTGACAAACTAATCAACATACAAATTACGCTCGacctaatttaattacaaggcgcatatattatatcatattgtttCTTTCTATAATCCATATATCAAGTTGACGAAACATTTCTATGTAACAACTAACGATGCACATGTCTAGGTGATTAAATATCTACTTCAAAACTATCCTTTGATGTTATTTGACAGGATTTTAATTGCTAGGGGCTGTGAGTGCGTGTACGTCTACATTGAATGACGGATGCATTAACACACGCATACACGCGGGAACACACACACGCAAGCGTATAACACATATGCAGTGTCAATTCATTATGACATAAGTAAGTGAATTTCAAACGATTTTTAGTCAAGTATTGTTACTGTTCttggatattttataatcgaaTTATATACTCATTGCGAATTGGCGGGGAAATATAACGTTTATTTGGGGAAATATGAcgttatatcataataaatagagCCAAAATCGAGGTTTTACATAGacataatttaagttattGCAGAAAATTCGTGAAAATGCCAAAAACTGTAGAAATTTGTTAGTAAACATTTCTTGAGACTTGGTTTAAGGGTTTCATAACCCTTagattaaatcttaaattaaaccaagcatttaatctttaaaaagaaaaagaaaatcatatGGACATAAAAAGGTATTAAATGACATTAAGTCAATTGGAGTTATTACAGCACGACGGTATTATATTGAATgtcaattatattcaataattattgttaatagaactagtcataattttaatagtagcATACAAGCACACTTCAACTTTTAATTGGTCGTAACAAGGAACACAGAGGGATCTTTTCAAACATAGGTAAGTACGAGAGGATCTTAATACCCttagaaattaatgtttttgtcagtgtttgtaatttgtaatttcaaaattatttagctgaatttaagtattttgGTGTAAtggacgtgattctttttgtgtttgtaattgTTGTCAAATTCTAGGATCGGGAGTCCCCCCAAATCGACGTCGGTGTATGACTGTCTATCGGTacgttttttgtataaaagtattgcgttgttaaatatatataatatgtatataagtaacgtggttttattttattatgttttaactgCTGTAATTACGAATGTCGAAAACAATGTGGTTGACATTTACAAACAGAAATATTTACCAgccataaatttatatgggtACATTTATATGCTAAGTTCGCTTTAAAGCTTCCCGTACATGGAGGTTCCAAAGAATTAATTAAGACACTCTTAATTACGTTTCATTATGTAAGAAAAGGCCtaattgtgtataaaattattggcTCCAGAAAATTGGTTGTCTCTCTATCTCATAAACTTCATTGGAAATATTGTGAGCTATTTTATTTGAGAActataaaacgaaatttaataattgtttcaagAAAACTGGTACATTcgaaaatagataaatttttaatggatGGTCCCATTGcatggcaggcaccagcttaaaaataaaaagaaatgattataaaaatcagtacacccagttaaaagttatgtggttagattataaacaaaaaatacagttgactCGATAACGTTctcctttttttaaaactggtataaaattaaaaaagtctaTCTAGAGTCTTTCCTTAAGAGTTCTAAAGATCCACTTAAGAGCtctaatttcatattttggtAGCCATATTAGTTAGGATACAACAGATTTTCTTTTCTCTCTCTCATTCTCTCTTTACATCAGATTTCTTTATTCATATGTATAAGGAAGAATcgacacatttttattgaatttacgtgttaaaataaactaaaaagtaacaaacaacaTGTACTGCATTGAAACTCGAGTTCTTGTTAAAGCGATCAAATTCCTCCACTTGACCGATATATCGTAACTGCTAACAGGATGTTGTTTATACgggtaacaaatatattatttaataaccgCACGTCCTGGTTCCGCCCGGATTGATCCgggatgaaaataaaagtgtaGCCTATAACACTCACAGATAACTTGACTTTCTATTGGTATAAGACATTTGCTAATATTAGTGTTAGATATAGATTTACCTCTATGTACGTATTGattgttaatttcatttgatgGTAAAAATTGGAAAGTCTTAAGTATTACGTGTTTTTATCGAAAAGTTTTCGATTTGATGCTCTTTCTACGAATTTGGCCAGTTGAAACAGTCTCCtttgctatttaaaatatcattatacaaTACAAGCCCATTTCATCAAATTAACATGTATGGAAGgtaatttgttttgtagtacaaaattacaattgcAACCCGTTTCGTGGGGATAACATATGcgtatgaatataataattgcgaTGCTCTTCCAAGAAGCGACCACACGCGGACACTACTTCGGCTCCTTTATTTGGTTAACCTTGGAATTACTTTTAACACTGCGATTCTTGTTCCTTggaataatttactatttggAATCTATTTCGAAATGTTGGTTGATTTTTacgtgaataaataaaacggaaAAAATAGCAAAGctattgaattgaaaattctttaaaataggAATGTAATTTATGCgattattaaatcataaattatgtatatgttacgaataataaatgtattcattgAATGCTTCggtaattatacaaaaagcaACGTctctacatatatacaaaatacccGTGGCAAAATGAAACTaacatactcctccgaaacggctggccGCTTCACATGAAATACTTTGTGCATATAAGGTATGAAAATCGACCAACATCTCTTTttcatatctataaaattcCGACTTACCAGAGATCAAAGTCATCCATATTTGTGCACCCAGGTGGGTAGCCACGGCGCCCACATACAGCGCTCGCCAGCCGCGCAGGCTGCCGCTAGAGCCGGGCCTAGTCAGCCACGCCGCTACCACCAGAGCAGCCAGCAAGATGTGGAACGGCTGCGACGTTTTCGTTGCAATGCTGTGGAGAATAAGGCGGTTGCAATACTAGGACAATAATAGAGGAGCAAGGCatcttttccttattttaGATACCAAAACAACCCCCCAATCGTTATTTGATGACAGCAACACAGTCACTTCCTTGCGAAGTGGTTGCTTATGGGCGGCGTGTTTCGTTTTTCACCAGGCGACGCGTCTGCTCGTTGCTAGCctataccataaaaaaaataaaaaaaagaggaGGCTTGCTTATTATCTATATTCCTACTAAATATTTGTCATactttgttatgtttattatggCATTTAAAGAATCTGAGAAAGTTTTCTTTGTCTGTGTAATATTGACATTGCTAATGTAAAACTCGTGTCcgtaaataaagttaaaaaaaaaaaaattttttaagtacACAAAACGCATAAACCGTCACAAAGGTTacttgatatttaaatactttgtgAGTAGTAGTCCAGAGTgacatttactttatttaattatactaaatgcgaaagtttgtaaggatgtgtgtgtgtttgttactctttcactcacaaactactgaaccgattacaatcaaatttggcacgtagatagctggaaaactggaatgacatataggcaactttttatcccgatattcctacgggatacggacttacgcgtatgaaaccacggggcgcagctagtcttatgTAAATATCAAGAGCAATTTCAAACAGGTGATATGGACTGCCttaacaacaattaaataagcatataataggtatatatgaAACTTATCGCCTGGAAGTAACTCGAAGAATGAACACTTTCTCTACACAGCTTCTGAACTTGCGAAACTTTCTATATGTACCCAAGTATCTAACGAAAGACTTTAAGCTTTTCAAAgggaatttaaattaaaattagataataattattttaaatttattaactttgaatcaatccaaaaaaaaaacaaagaaaaacatacatatattcacTTAAAATATCCCACTCCTATTCAATATGCCATTTATGATAACAGACGCTCTCTATACTTCATACTATGATcacaaaatattgataaagccTTGAACATTCTAAAGTGTAAGATAATTGATACCAGATAAAGCCACATAGAAGTGCTTTTACATTGTATAAGATTCGGTTTGGTTATAGTTGGTACGAATTTAATATcacttttctattaaaatatgcattatacaaaaaaaaaatagtatgtaataatttatatctccAACACTTTCAatagaagaatataaataaagtgtcAAAAAACGTTAAGAAATGTTCCAGAGATTTTTTACAAACGGtcacattttctttataataaaatccgAAACAACGGCAAGCgcaatttgcaaataaaaaaaagcagtcATTCGATTTTTACGCAGCAGT contains:
- the LOC119838794 gene encoding transmembrane protein 205, with protein sequence MCNVCTRDTPIPAPEKPNKALERLKKKHNIITDPCNEEKQREVAYQPDLLAVSTQFSKIAYDAFKEAMVRLQETKAYVIATKTSQPFHILLAALVVAAWLTRPGSSGSLRGWRALYVGAVATHLGAQIWMTLISGIVLYFSLPRHEFGRVQTVLFPVYYAFNAGVSLLAVLAYFRTQCLTHFVNTSWIQLALLLVVFSIEAYVRFRLVAPMLRAKHVKTQMEEAAGGGQEIGRLLLGELAHCPRYLRVLKTFRTYHSSIAMGTMITLGCSFYSTMIIVDSMCQ